In Excalfactoria chinensis isolate bCotChi1 chromosome 3, bCotChi1.hap2, whole genome shotgun sequence, one DNA window encodes the following:
- the SIX3 gene encoding homeobox protein SIX3, whose product MVFRSPLELYPTHFFLPNFAADPHHRSLLLASGGSGSGSGCSPGAGGGGSSRAPHEELSMFQLPTLNFSPEQVASVCETLEETGDIERLGRFLWSLPVAPGACEAINKHESILRARAVVAFHTGNFRDLYHILENHKFTKESHGKLQAMWLEAHYQEAEKLRGRPLGPVDKYRVRKKFPLPRTIWDGEQKTHCFKERTRSLLREWYLQDPYPNPSKKRELAQATGLTPTQVGNWFKNRRQRDRAAAAKNRLQHQAIGQSGMRSLAEPGCPTHSSAESPSTAASPTTSVSSLTERAETGTSILSVTSSDSECDV is encoded by the exons ATGGTGTTCAGGTCCCCGCTAGAGCTCTATCCCACCCATTTCTTCCTGCCCAACTTCGCCGCCGACCCGCACCACCGCTCCCTCCTTCTCGCCAGCGGCGGCAGCGGCAGCGGCTCGGGCTGCAGccccggggccggcggcggcggcagctcCCGGGCGCCCCACGAAGAGTTGTCAATGTTTCAGCTGCCCACGCTCAACTTCTCCCCGGAGCAAGTGGCCAGCGTCTGCGAGACGCTGGAGGAGACCGGAGACATAGAGAGGCTGGGGAGGTTCCTCTGGTCGCTGCCGGTGGCGCCGGGGGCATGCGAGGCCATCAACAAGCACGAGTCCATCCTGCGCGCCCGGGCGGTGGTGGCCTTCCACACGGGCAACTTCCGCGACCTCTACCACATCCTGGAGAACCACAAATTCACCAAGGAGTCGCACGGCAAACTGCAGGCCATGTGGCTCGAAGCGCACTACCAGGAGGCCGAGAAGCTGCGGGGCCGCCCGCTGGGGCCGGTTGATAAATACAGGGTGAGGAAGAAGTTTCCGCTGCCCAGGACCATTTGGGATGGCGAGCAGAAGACGCACTGCTTCAAGGAGAGGACTCGCAGCCTCCTGAGGGAGTGGTACCTGCAGGACCCTTACCCCAATCCGAGCAAGAAAAGGGAACTGGCTCAGGCCACGGGGCTCACCCCCACGCAAGTAGGCAACTGGTTCAAAAACCGAAGGCAAAGAGACAGAGCGGCGGCGGCTAAAAACAG GCTCCAGCACCAGGCGATAGGACAGAGCGGCATGCGGTCGCTGGCAGAGCCCGGCTGCCCGACGCACAGCTCGGCCGAGTCCCCGTCCACGGCGGCCAGCCCGACCACCAGCGTCTCCAGTTTGACAGAAAGAGCCGAGACGGGCACCTCCATCCTCTCGGTAACCTCCAGCGACTCGGAATGTGATGTATGA